AGACCGGGGGAGCCGCCCTTTGCCAGTCCAAAACCGTCCAGTTTGTCTCCAATTCGCCGCGTTCTGTCAGGGTCGGGGACGCTTGAGCACTCTCAGGAAACAGTTATTGCCAATATTGACGAAGTTGGTTTGCACGAAACAATGGCACTTCGAGTGTTACTCAATGTACAGTTCGACCATGTCTGATTTCGCGTTCACCGATCTGCCCGCCTCATCAAGTCAGTTGGTGCGCTTTCCGCTGAACCGGATCGGGCGCGACATCGCGGTCGGCGATATCCATGGCTGCTTCTCGGCGCTGCAGGGCGCGCTGCGCGCCATCAACTTCAATCCCATCCGCGACCGGCTGTTTTCCGTGGGCGATCTGGTCGACCGTGGTCCCGAATCGCACCGCGTGCTCGAATGGCTGGACAAACCGTGGTTTCACGCGATCTGCGGCAATCACGAGCAACTCGTCTGCCGCACCGCCAGCGGCAATCCCATGCCCGATGTCGACCACATGAAGCACGGCGGCGACTGGATGCTGGGCATGAGCGAGTCCGAGCTCAACGCCATCGCGGACCGGCTGAGCGCCTTGCCCATCGCCATGGAAGTCGAAACGCGCGAAGGCCCCGTGGGGCTGGTGCATGCGGGCTACCCGTTCGAGGACTGGAACGACATCCGCAGCTTTCACCTTACCGACTCGGCCATCGACTGCTGCCTCTGGTCGCGCGACCGCTATGCGCGCCGCTGCGACCAGCCCGTCGCCAATGTGCGGGCGCTGATCCATGGACACACCACGCTCGACGAGGTCGAGACGCTGGGCAATGTGATTTTCATCGACACCGGCGGCTGGCGTCGCGCTCCGGGGCATTTCACGCTGCTGGACCTGCACACGCTGGAGCCCATCGTGGCGCGCGCGGTGGCAGTCGAGGCCGAAGCAACCATCTAGATCCGATCGCAGACGGTCCGATTCTTCCGAGTTTGCAGCCACCATTGCCGCGCGATCATGAAAAAAGCCGTTGAGCTTGCGCGCAACGGCTTTTTTGCTTTGGTGGTCGTAGAGGGACTTGAACCTTCGACATCAGCATTATGAATGCTGCGCTCTAACCAACTGAGCTATACGACCCTGAGTCACGAAGCCCGCACTGCCGTGAGGCGATGCGGGCTTTGTCTATCTGGTGGTCGTAGAGGGACTTGAACCTTCGACATCAGCATTATGAATGCTGCGCTCTAACCAACTGAGCTATACGACCAGAGACCAAGATTATAGCCCAGGATTTTGGTGGTTGAGGAGTTCATCGAGCACTTCTTTGTGGAGCATCTTGGTAGAGTCTTCTTTTTCACAATGTCATTGTATTTATTTACAATGTTAACTAGCAGAAACAAATAAGGAAGCAAGCAAGTTGCTGGCAGTACTGTTTGATTTCGGCTGATTTAAATGTAATTAACAAAATTTGTGAGAATTAAGGAGTAGCGAGATGACTCAGATGTCGGGGAGGGCGGAGCCCACGGGTACAGAAGGATCTGGTAGTGAAGGTGGTGCGCGCCTGAAGCGTCGCGCGGTTCTGGCGGCGACGGGTGTGGCACTGTGTGGTGTGCCATGGATCGTGGCGCGCAGCCAGACGCAGCCGCTGCGCATTGGTGCCACGTTTGACAACAGCGGCGTGGAAAAAGGCATCGGACAAAGCCTGAATCAGGGCGCGATGGCGTATTTCAACGCGGTGAACAAGGCGGGCGGCATTCACGGACGGCAGATCGAGGTCGTGACGGCGGACGACCAGTTCAATCCTGAGAAGGCACGCGACAACGCGCTCAAGTTCGCAAGCGACGCCAGCGTTCTGGCGCTCGTGCATCCGCAAGGCACGCGGCAGACGGCCGAGATCATGAAGGCGGTCAAGAACCTGCCGATCATCGGCCCGAACACTGGCACCACGGCGCTGCACAAGAGCGGCGCGAGCAATGTGTTCTGGGTGCGCACGAATTACGACCTGGAGGTCGAGCGTCTGGTGCGTCTGGCGGATTCGCTGGGGCTCAAGCGTTTTGCGCTCGCCTATCCGAATGATCCGTTCGGTCAGGCCGTTCTGACTTCGTTCCGCGCATCGCTCGCCAGCCGGGGGATCGAGGCGGTCGGCGTGGCCAGCACGCCCAGCACGGCGAGTCTGGAAGTCGAGGCTGCCGCCAAGCAACTGGCGGGCATGCAGGCGCAGGTGCTGATCATGAGTCTGGCCGGCACCATGCCCGCGCTGCACAAGGCGTATCGCGCGGCAGGTGGCTCGGCCATTTGTCTGGGATTGTCGGTGGGCGGCAGCGCGGCCAACATCGCACAGGTGGCCAAGAGCGCCGACAAGCCGATCTTTTCGGTGATCGTGCCGTCGCCCAGTGCGCAGAAGTTCGAGCTGGTGCGCGCCTACCAGCGCGACATGCTGGCCTCGGGCTTTGACGGCAAATCGCTGGTCAGCATGGAAGGCTATGTGGATGCACGCGTGCTCGCCGAAGGTCTGCGCCGCGCTGGTCCCAAGGCGGATCGTGACAGCCTGATCGCCGGGCTGGAGAGCATGACTGACTTCGATCTGGGCGGCATGCGCATGCGTTACGGGAAGGGTAATCGGGAGGGGAATACCTATACCGATATCGTTTCTGTGGACGAGGAAGGGCGGCTCAAGAGTTGAGGGTTGCTGGCCGGGACTGCCCCCGGCGGGGCAGTAACTTTTTGCTTGCGCCAAAAAGTCACCAAAAATCGCTTTGAATACCTCCGGCAGAACTCGCTGCGTTCCTTCGTCACTCTGCTCGGACAACCGCCGGAAATCAGTCTGGAAGAGGTGTGATTCGGCACTTTGCTTCGCTCGTGCTGCATCTCGCGACTGCGCGAGATGCGGTGCGAAAGTAGCGTGCCGACTTTGACTTTGTATTGATTGGTCTTGGTTCCCGCTTGCTGGAGCGAGCTTGCGAAGCGAAGCGGGCATTCGTACTGTCACCACAACGCCAAGACAGCCCCTCAGGCTAGGCGTGAAGCCGCAGACAGTATGCCGATACGGCAAGGCTTCCACAACGACGCATGAGGGGCTGTATTGGCGCCTCAAAACGAATGACCAATCGAAGCCGAACAAGGCTTCGTACAACCCCAAAGAAAAAGCGCCACAACATCGCTGCTGTGACGCTCACCTTGGAGTGGTGTTTCTCTCTCTGATCAGTGATCAGAGATTCTTGAACACTGCTGCGCGCTTGTTCACAAAGGCATCCATGCCTTCTTTCTGATCTTCCGTGGCAAACAGCGCGTGGAACAGGCGGCGTTCGAACATCAGGCCGTCGGACAGCGTGCCTTCGAAGGCGCGGTTCACGGTTTCCTTGGCGGCCATGACGGCGATTTGCGAGAAGCCGCTGATGATCAGGGCGGCACCCAGGGTTTCTTCCATGAGCTTGTCGAGTGCGACAACGCGGCTCACGAGGCCCGAGCGTTCGGCTTCGGTGGCGTCCATCATGCGGCCGGTGAGGGCCATGTCCATCGCCTTGGCCTTGCCGACTGCACGGGGCAGGCGTTGTGTGCCGCCGGCGCCTGGGATCACGCCCAGCTTGATTTCGGGTTGGCCGAACTTGGCGTTGTCGGCGGCGATGATGAAGTCGCACATCATCGCGAGTTCGCAGCCGCCGCCCAGGGCGTAACCGGCCACTGCGGCGATCACGGGCTTGCGGATGTTGCGGATCTGTTCCCAGTTGCGGGTGATGTAGTCGCCCTTGTACGCGTCGGCAAAGCTGTACTTGGCCATGGCACCGATGTCCGCGCCTGCGGCGAAGGCTTTTTCGCTGCCGGTCAGGATGATGCAGCCGATTTTTTCGTCCGCGTCGAAGGCGCGCAGAGCATCGCCCAGTTCGTTCATGAGCTGATCGTTCAGCGCGTTCAGCGCCTTGGGACGGTTCAGCGTGATGATGCCGACCTTTTCTGCTTCGGTGCGGACTTCAATCGTTTCGTAGGCCACGGTCTTATCTCCAAAAATCTAGTCTTGAGGCGGGAGGGGAAACCAAAGACTATACCGAAGCGGCAAGCGGGCCTGTTTCAAGGCCCGCCGCAAATGGCGGAAAGTGTGAACTAGGTGTCAGACTTTGGGCTTGGCTTGCCGCTGTGGAGGTTGCGTTGGTTGATCTTCGCGCAGCCAGTGCTTGGCGAGATCGGCGTTGCCGACGTTCAGGCGCACGGTGTCGGGTGCGTCGTTGTTGCTGGCTGCACCGGACTTTTGCAATGGAAGTTGCAGCGGCAGCTTGAGCAACCGGCGGTCGCGCGAGACGATGGCCGTCACGCGCTTGGCGGATGCGCCTGCGTAGAGCGCCAGATCGTCGAGCTTGCCCATGCGCCAGGCTTCGCCATCGGCCAGTTCGATGCCCAGCCATTCGTCGCCGGACATGAAGCCCGCCTGTTCGGCCAGCCCGCCGCTCAGCACGACCTTGACGTTCACGCCAGAGCCGCTTTCCTGCACGCGCAGACCAAGGCGCTGCGCGGTGGCGGTGGTGTCGGCCTGCAGCTCGATGCCGTGGCTGGCGAGCAGTTCCTTGAGCGGCAATTCTTCCGTGCTGTGCACCCAGCGTTGCAGCTCGGCAGACCAGTCCTTGCCCGAGAGCTTTTGCAGCACGGCGAGCACGTCGTCCTGCGACATCGGGCCGCCCTTGGTGCGTTGCCACAGCCCGCGCATCACGTCGTCCAACGTTGTCTTGCCATGTTGGCGCAATGCGAGGTCAAGACACAGCGCGACCAGCGAGCCCTTGGTGTAGTAGCTCACCGTGGAGTTGGGCGTGTTCTCGTCCTGGCGGTAGTACTTCACCCAGGCGTCGAAGCTGGCTTCGGCCACGGACTGCACCTGACGGCCCGGCGTCTGCTGCACCTGGTTGATGGTCTTGGTGATCAGGCGCAGATAGGTGGCGTGGTCGATCAGGCCCGCACGGCGCAGAAGCAGGTCGTCGTAGTAGCTGGTGAAGCCTTCGAAGAACCACAGCAGCTCAGTGTAATTTTCCTGGTTGTAGTCGTAGCGCGCGAACTCGGCGGGACGCATGCGCTTGACGTTCCAGGTGTGGAAATACTCGTGGCTGATCAGGCCGAGCAGCGTGTTGTAGCCTTCGGGCGCGGCCTTTTCGCCGATGCGCGGCAGGTCGCGGCGGCCGCAGATCAGCGCGGTGCTGGTCTTGTGTTCGAGGCCGCCGTAGCCGTCATCGACCACGTTGAGCATGAACAGGTAGTGCGAGTGCACGGCCTTGCCGTTGTCGCCGTGCCAGAAGCGGATTTCCGTCTCGCAGATGCGCTTGGTGTCCGCCAACAGACGCTCGCCGTCGAACGAGGCCGCAGCGCCCGCGACCACGATACGATGCGGCACGCCGCAGGCGGTGAACTTGGCGCTCCAGAACTTGCCGAGTTTGACCGGGCAGTCCACGAGTTCATCGTAGTTGGTGGCGATATAGGTGCCAAAGCCTGCGCGGTTCACATTGACAGGTGTGAGCGACGTGGCGGCTTGCCAGCCCTTGATGCGCGTGGGCGGCGCGATGTCGATGCCGTGCGGCTTGTCTTCCAGACCGACGGCGCGCAGGCAGACGCTGGTGCCGTTGAAGAAACCGCGCGAAGCATCGAGCCACGCGGTGCGAACCGAGTGGTCGTAGGCGGCGACTTGATAGGTCAGCGTGAGCGGCTTGTTTTTGGCGCACTGGGCGATCCAGCGGTGCTTGTCGAGTTGTTGCAGTGCGATGGGCTTGCCGTTCTGCTGCGCCGCGAGCTGCTGCAGATTCTTGGAGAACTCGCGCACCAGGTAGCTGCCGGGAATCCACACGGGCAGCGCCAGTTCCTGATCTTCGGCGGGCCGGGTAACGACCATCGTCACGTTGAACAGATGAGTGTGCGGGTCGGTGGGCTCCACGCGGTAGAAGACGGCGGGCGTGGCGGTGGCAAGGGATGAGGTCATCTTGTCTTTCTTGTGGGTTCGCGTGAGGACTGCGTTGGTGCAACAACTATATGCGGACGGACCCTGAAAAGGAAAAGGCCGGGGCTGTTCGCGCCCGGCCTTTGCTGGTGGTGTGGGTCAGGCACGCTTTGTGGCCGTGCCTGTCATCCTCACTTGGAGGAAATGACGGTCGCGAGGCGCTTTTCCACTTCCTGTGCGCTGATCGCGCCCGGCACGCGCGTGCCGTCCTGGAAGATGATGGTCGGCGTGCCGGTGATCTTGTGCTTGCGGCCCAGCGCCAGATTGCGTTGGATGGCCGCGGTGTCGCAGCTTGCGGCAGGCGTGACCTTCTCGCGCAGCATGTGGTCTTCCCATTCCTTCACGCGGTCCTTGGCGCACCAGATGTTGCGGCTTTTCTCGGCCGAATCGGGGCTCAGGATGGGGTAGAGGAACATGTAGACCGTGATGTTGTCCACGTTCTGCAGGTCCTTTTCAAAGCGCTTGCAGTAACCGCAGTTCGGATCTTCGAACACGGCGATCTTGCGCTTGCCATTGCCGCGCACGATGGTGAAGGCGTCGGCCAGCGGCAGCGCATCGAAGCTGACGGCGGTGAGCTTGTTGATGCGGTCTTCCGTCAGGTTGCGGCGCGCCTTGGTGTCGATGAGTTCGCCCTGAATGAGGTAGTTGCCCGCCGCGTCGGTGTAGAACACGTCGGTGCCCATGCGCACTTCGTACAGACCCTTCATCGGCGTGGCCGAGATTTCCTCGATGTTCTGCAGTTGAGGAATGCGCTCGGTCAGCGCCTTGCGGATGACCGCCTCCTGTGCAAAAGCGCTCGTGCCCATGGCGAATGCGGCGCCTGCCAGCAAGGTAGTGACTAGTTTCATGGTGTTCTTTCTCACTGTGTTCACTTTTCTCATCCACTCAAAGGTTCATCATCCAATTCAACGCATCGCAGCCAACGGGCTTCATCAGCGCTTGCCTGACGGCGGCTGCAGCCCCATGGCCTGACGGGCGACCCATTCCTTGATCGGGCCGCTCATCTCGAATCCTCTCATGCCCCAGTTGCGCAGCGCCTGCAAGGGGGATTCCTTGCGCGCAAACAATTGTTGCAGCGCGTCCATCGTCGCGCCCAGCGGCAGCAGCGCGGACTTGCGTTCGCGCTCGTATTGCCGAAGCAGCTTCACATCGCCCACGCTGCGCCAGCTCTGGCGCTCGCCAAGAATGCGCGCCAGCGCCGACACGTCGCCAATGCCGATGTTCAGGCCTTGGCCGGCCAGCGGATGCACCGTGTGCGCCGCGTCGCCCGCCAGAGTCCACCATTGATTCGTTGTTCCCGGCATGGTTCCGCACCAGCGTTTGGCTTGTGCCTGCTGCAGCGGCCACGATGCACGTGGCGCGATCAGCGTGAGCGCGCCAAGGCTGCTTTCGCTGATTTCCTGTAGTTTTTGCACGAAAGCTGCGTCGTCGCAGGCCAGCCATTGCTGAACCTGTTCCTGCGGGATAGACCAGACAACCGCCACGGAGTTCCCTTGTTCGCCTTCAAGCGGCAAAAACGCCAGGATGCTGCCGTCCGCAGTGAACCACTGGCGCGCGATCTGGCTGTGTCCGCGTTCGCAGGACAGGCGCGTGGCGATCGCCGTCTGGCCGTAGGGCGTCACGTTGAACTCCACGCCGAACTCCGCGCGGCTCTTGCTCGCCCGGCCTTCGCACACCACCGTGAGCGGCGCCTGAACCGGCTCGCGCACGACATCCACCAGCGGCTGAAAACGCGTGGCGTCCGCCAGACGGCGCTCCAGCGCAGGCACATCCACGATCCACGCCATGGCCTCTGCCTGCTGGCTGTTCGCGTCGAACGTGACCGAGCCGCCCTGATCGCCATGCACCTGCATCTGCAGCACGGCGGTGGCGTGTTCCGGGTCGGGCCAACTGCGCACCGATTCGAGAATCTCGCGCGTCGCCACATTCATGGCATACGCCCGCACGTCGGAATGCGAGGGCGCGTGCGAGCCCGCCGAATCGACCAGAGCGACCGAAAGCCGCTCCCGAGCCAACAGCAACGCCAAGGTGCGGCCCACAATGCCGGCACCGCGGATACATACGTCAAAAGATTGCGCCATACGGGAATTGTAGGAGGCGCGGCAGCTCGCTGGCCCGAGAGTGCAGAATCCCCGTCTCGCGGGTGCGCCGACCGGCATACCCAGCATCACGCCAGCGGAGTTGAATTCCATGAGTTTCGAGTCTGATCAATACGATCTGGCAGGCCGCATTCACAGCCTGTTCATCCACCCCATCAAGTCCTGCGCGGGCATCGCCGTGCAGCAGGCGCTGCTCACCGCGAGCGGCCTGCAATGGGACCGCCACTGGATGGTGACTGACATGGACGGCGCGCTGCGCACCCAGCGCGAACTGCCGCGCATGGTGCTGATCCAGCCCGCATTCGATGG
This genomic stretch from Diaphorobacter sp. HDW4B harbors:
- a CDS encoding DsbC family protein yields the protein MKLVTTLLAGAAFAMGTSAFAQEAVIRKALTERIPQLQNIEEISATPMKGLYEVRMGTDVFYTDAAGNYLIQGELIDTKARRNLTEDRINKLTAVSFDALPLADAFTIVRGNGKRKIAVFEDPNCGYCKRFEKDLQNVDNITVYMFLYPILSPDSAEKSRNIWCAKDRVKEWEDHMLREKVTPAASCDTAAIQRNLALGRKHKITGTPTIIFQDGTRVPGAISAQEVEKRLATVISSK
- a CDS encoding enoyl-CoA hydratase, producing MAYETIEVRTEAEKVGIITLNRPKALNALNDQLMNELGDALRAFDADEKIGCIILTGSEKAFAAGADIGAMAKYSFADAYKGDYITRNWEQIRNIRKPVIAAVAGYALGGGCELAMMCDFIIAADNAKFGQPEIKLGVIPGAGGTQRLPRAVGKAKAMDMALTGRMMDATEAERSGLVSRVVALDKLMEETLGAALIISGFSQIAVMAAKETVNRAFEGTLSDGLMFERRLFHALFATEDQKEGMDAFVNKRAAVFKNL
- a CDS encoding ABC transporter substrate-binding protein, with translation MTQMSGRAEPTGTEGSGSEGGARLKRRAVLAATGVALCGVPWIVARSQTQPLRIGATFDNSGVEKGIGQSLNQGAMAYFNAVNKAGGIHGRQIEVVTADDQFNPEKARDNALKFASDASVLALVHPQGTRQTAEIMKAVKNLPIIGPNTGTTALHKSGASNVFWVRTNYDLEVERLVRLADSLGLKRFALAYPNDPFGQAVLTSFRASLASRGIEAVGVASTPSTASLEVEAAAKQLAGMQAQVLIMSLAGTMPALHKAYRAAGGSAICLGLSVGGSAANIAQVAKSADKPIFSVIVPSPSAQKFELVRAYQRDMLASGFDGKSLVSMEGYVDARVLAEGLRRAGPKADRDSLIAGLESMTDFDLGGMRMRYGKGNREGNTYTDIVSVDEEGRLKS
- a CDS encoding FAD-dependent monooxygenase, with amino-acid sequence MAQSFDVCIRGAGIVGRTLALLLARERLSVALVDSAGSHAPSHSDVRAYAMNVATREILESVRSWPDPEHATAVLQMQVHGDQGGSVTFDANSQQAEAMAWIVDVPALERRLADATRFQPLVDVVREPVQAPLTVVCEGRASKSRAEFGVEFNVTPYGQTAIATRLSCERGHSQIARQWFTADGSILAFLPLEGEQGNSVAVVWSIPQEQVQQWLACDDAAFVQKLQEISESSLGALTLIAPRASWPLQQAQAKRWCGTMPGTTNQWWTLAGDAAHTVHPLAGQGLNIGIGDVSALARILGERQSWRSVGDVKLLRQYERERKSALLPLGATMDALQQLFARKESPLQALRNWGMRGFEMSGPIKEWVARQAMGLQPPSGKR
- a CDS encoding M61 family metallopeptidase — protein: MTSSLATATPAVFYRVEPTDPHTHLFNVTMVVTRPAEDQELALPVWIPGSYLVREFSKNLQQLAAQQNGKPIALQQLDKHRWIAQCAKNKPLTLTYQVAAYDHSVRTAWLDASRGFFNGTSVCLRAVGLEDKPHGIDIAPPTRIKGWQAATSLTPVNVNRAGFGTYIATNYDELVDCPVKLGKFWSAKFTACGVPHRIVVAGAAASFDGERLLADTKRICETEIRFWHGDNGKAVHSHYLFMLNVVDDGYGGLEHKTSTALICGRRDLPRIGEKAAPEGYNTLLGLISHEYFHTWNVKRMRPAEFARYDYNQENYTELLWFFEGFTSYYDDLLLRRAGLIDHATYLRLITKTINQVQQTPGRQVQSVAEASFDAWVKYYRQDENTPNSTVSYYTKGSLVALCLDLALRQHGKTTLDDVMRGLWQRTKGGPMSQDDVLAVLQKLSGKDWSAELQRWVHSTEELPLKELLASHGIELQADTTATAQRLGLRVQESGSGVNVKVVLSGGLAEQAGFMSGDEWLGIELADGEAWRMGKLDDLALYAGASAKRVTAIVSRDRRLLKLPLQLPLQKSGAASNNDAPDTVRLNVGNADLAKHWLREDQPTQPPQRQAKPKV
- a CDS encoding metallophosphoesterase produces the protein MSDFAFTDLPASSSQLVRFPLNRIGRDIAVGDIHGCFSALQGALRAINFNPIRDRLFSVGDLVDRGPESHRVLEWLDKPWFHAICGNHEQLVCRTASGNPMPDVDHMKHGGDWMLGMSESELNAIADRLSALPIAMEVETREGPVGLVHAGYPFEDWNDIRSFHLTDSAIDCCLWSRDRYARRCDQPVANVRALIHGHTTLDEVETLGNVIFIDTGGWRRAPGHFTLLDLHTLEPIVARAVAVEAEATI